The Acidimicrobiia bacterium genomic sequence GCCCGTCCCCGTGCTGAACGCGGGCTTGCGGAAGTACCGGATGTCGAGCATCGGCTCGTCGCGGTGGAGCTCCCACGCGACGAACGCGCTCAGCACGACGAGCGCGATCGCGAACGCGCTCAACGTGACCGTGCTGCCCCAGCCCTTGTCCGGCGCTTCGATGAGCGCGTACACGAGCGACGAGATGCCGATCGTCGACAGCACCGCGCCGACCGGGTCGAGGCGCGCCTCCTCGGGGTCGCGCGACGTCGGCACGAGGAACCATCCGGCGACGAGGGCCACGACGATGAACGGGACGTTGATGAGGAAGACGGACCCGTACCAGTAGTGACCGAGCAGCCAGCCGCTCGCGACGGGGCCCACCGCGCCGGCCGCACCCGTCGTCGCGGCCCAGATCGCGATCGCCTTGGCGCGCTCCTCGGTCGGGAAGACGTTGACGAGGATCGACAGAGTCGACGGCATGATGAACGCGGCCGCGCCGCCCATGAGCGCGCGGCACGCGATCAGCTGCCACATCGCGTCCGACATGGATGCGAGCACCGCGCCGGCGAGGAACGCGACGAGACCGAGCTGCAGCGCGCCCTTGCGGCCGAAGCGGTCGCCGACCGCGCCCGTGGAGAACAGCAACCCCGCGAACACGAGCGAGTACGCCGCGACGACCCACTGCAGCTGCGACTCCGTCGCGTGCAGGTCGCGTGACAGCGTCGGGATCGCGACGTTGAGGCTCGAGTTCCCCACGAAGACGATGAGGAGGCTCAGGCAGAGGACGCCGAGCATCCACCACCGGCGCGCGTACGGTGCGTCGCTCACGAGGTTCTCTGCCGGTCCTTGGCCCGCTGGAGCTGCGCGAACGACATCGCGCGACCGGGCAGCGCGCTCGGCTCGGCGGGGCGCAGCCCGTCGAGCACGATGGTGACGTAGCGCTCGCGCACGCGCGCGTGCCCGTCGCCGACCAGTGCAGCGGCGTGCGCGACACCGGAGACGAGCATGGCGACGTCGGACGGGCCGATGTCCGCGCGCACGGCGCCCGCGGACTGCGCGCGCGCCAGCAGCTCGGTGATCGCGTCCCAGAGCGCGACGCGGAACGGCTTGCCCTCGGCGGACCCCTCGATCTGTGCTGCCATCTGCTCGGCGAGCGCGCGGTGGCGAACCTGGAACTCCGACAGCGCGACGACGAACGAGCGGAACGCCTCACCGGGGTCGTCGACCTCGAGCGCGGCGTTGGCGTCCTGCACGAGCGCCTCGAACATCCGCCGCAGGACGGCGTCCACGAGGTCCTGCTTCGTCGGGAAGTGACGGCACACCGTGCCGACGCCCACGCCCGCGCGGCGCGCGATCTCCTCGACCGGCGCGCTCAGGCCGACCTCGGACAGCACGGCCTCCGCCGCGCCGAGGACCTGTTCGCGGTTGCGTCGCGCGTCGGCGCGTCGGGGCAGGGTGTCGGGAACCGGGACCATGGTTCCGGATCGTAGCCGCGATCCGGAAGCTCTCTTCCGGTTAGGTCCCGACCTGCACCGTTCGGCCGTCGCGCCACTCGCGCAGCACGAGGTAGCCGCCCTTCAGCGCGGCGTGGTCCCAGTGGCCGAACCCCATCGTCGTCCCCTCGACACCCGTCGTCGCGGGGAGCTGCTTGACGCGCTCGAGCCCGTCCTTGAGACCGGCGC encodes the following:
- a CDS encoding TetR/AcrR family transcriptional regulator; translation: MVPVPDTLPRRADARRNREQVLGAAEAVLSEVGLSAPVEEIARRAGVGVGTVCRHFPTKQDLVDAVLRRMFEALVQDANAALEVDDPGEAFRSFVVALSEFQVRHRALAEQMAAQIEGSAEGKPFRVALWDAITELLARAQSAGAVRADIGPSDVAMLVSGVAHAAALVGDGHARVRERYVTIVLDGLRPAEPSALPGRAMSFAQLQRAKDRQRTS